In Desulfofundulus kuznetsovii DSM 6115, the following are encoded in one genomic region:
- a CDS encoding metal ABC transporter permease: MGEIFSYDFMVRALLAGLVIGLLCPAVGVFLVMRRYAFMADTLAHVSLAGVALGMILGVFPSLTTLGVTLAAAVGVERLRATGRLHGEAVLALMLSTGLALAVVLISLARGFNVDIMGYLFGSILTVGPADLLLILAVGAVALALLSFFYKELFFISFDEECARVAGLPVDRLNMLFILLVALTVTIATRVVGILLVSALMVIPVLTAQLFSGSFRRLFWLSLVLGVTVCFWGLLLSYHLGTAPGGSIVLLAAAVFMLVQLGTAAWRVWQRRRLVNGAEEGKGYLITSRRTR, encoded by the coding sequence ATGGGGGAAATTTTCTCGTATGATTTTATGGTCCGGGCACTGCTGGCGGGGCTGGTGATTGGTTTGCTCTGCCCGGCGGTAGGCGTGTTTCTGGTTATGCGCCGCTACGCCTTCATGGCCGACACCCTGGCCCACGTCTCCCTGGCCGGGGTGGCTCTGGGCATGATCCTGGGCGTTTTCCCATCCCTGACCACCCTGGGGGTGACCCTGGCGGCGGCGGTGGGCGTCGAGCGCCTGCGGGCCACCGGCCGGCTGCACGGGGAGGCCGTCCTGGCTCTGATGTTGAGCACCGGCCTGGCCCTGGCCGTGGTCCTGATCAGCCTGGCCCGGGGTTTTAACGTGGACATTATGGGCTACCTGTTCGGCAGCATTCTCACCGTCGGTCCCGCAGACCTGCTCCTGATCCTGGCGGTGGGGGCTGTAGCCCTGGCGTTGCTGTCCTTTTTCTACAAAGAGCTGTTTTTTATCTCCTTTGATGAGGAATGCGCCCGTGTGGCCGGTTTGCCGGTGGACCGCCTGAATATGCTCTTCATCCTGCTGGTGGCCCTGACCGTAACTATAGCCACCAGGGTGGTGGGGATTTTGCTGGTCAGCGCCCTGATGGTCATCCCGGTGCTTACCGCCCAGTTGTTCTCCGGCAGCTTCCGGCGCCTCTTCTGGCTTTCCCTGGTCCTGGGTGTAACGGTGTGCTTCTGGGGTCTGCTCCTTTCCTACCATCTGGGCACGGCTCCCGGCGGCTCCATCGTCCTGCTGGCGGCGGCGGTTTTCATGCTGGTCCAGCTCGGTACGGCCGCCTGGCGTGTCTGGCAGCGCCGCCGCCTGGTCAATGGTGCAGAAGAGGGAAAGGGCTATTTGATTACCAGCCGGCGTACCAGGTAA
- the rpiB gene encoding ribose 5-phosphate isomerase B, whose translation MSVRIALAADHGGFRLKEEVISFLQENGIAYHDFGTYSEEAVDYPDFALLVAEAVRSGEYQLGILCCGTGIGVAIAANKVPGIRAALCHDTFSARASREHNDANILTMGQRVIGPGLAREIVRVWLASEFAGGRHARRVAKITEIEKKYGGGNGR comes from the coding sequence ATGTCCGTGCGGATTGCCCTGGCCGCCGACCACGGTGGCTTTCGCTTAAAGGAAGAGGTTATTTCTTTTTTGCAGGAGAACGGAATTGCCTACCATGATTTCGGCACCTATTCGGAAGAAGCCGTGGATTACCCCGATTTTGCCCTCCTGGTGGCTGAGGCCGTGCGCAGCGGGGAATACCAGCTGGGCATCCTTTGCTGCGGTACGGGCATCGGGGTGGCCATTGCGGCCAACAAGGTGCCCGGCATCCGGGCCGCCCTATGCCATGATACCTTTTCCGCCCGGGCCTCCCGGGAGCACAACGATGCCAACATCCTGACCATGGGCCAGCGGGTAATCGGCCCCGGGCTGGCCCGGGAGATTGTCCGGGTGTGGCTGGCTTCTGAATTTGCCGGCGGGCGCCACGCCCGGCGGGTGGCCAAGATCACCGAAATTGAAAAGAAATACGGCGGTGGCAACGGCCGTTAG
- a CDS encoding manganese efflux pump MntP, with protein MSIPTLLLLAGALGTDAFSLCLGIGMTGVKRLQILLITLTVLLFHIAMPLVGFQMGELVGGLLGRAATIAGAVLLLYLGLRMIREAFSEEEPRVVLLNNWGLFLLGASVSMDALSVGFTLGTLRTQLLFTVITFGLVAGLMTFSGLVLGRYLGHVVGERARLLGGLILVGIGVKLFL; from the coding sequence GTGAGTATTCCAACCTTGCTTTTGCTGGCGGGGGCCCTGGGCACCGACGCCTTTTCCCTGTGCCTGGGCATTGGGATGACCGGGGTCAAACGCCTGCAAATATTGCTCATTACTTTGACCGTGCTTCTTTTTCATATTGCCATGCCCCTTGTGGGCTTTCAAATGGGGGAACTGGTGGGGGGCCTCCTGGGTCGCGCGGCCACCATAGCGGGAGCAGTGCTGCTCCTTTACCTGGGGCTGCGCATGATCAGGGAAGCCTTTAGCGAGGAAGAACCGCGCGTTGTTCTTCTAAACAACTGGGGGTTGTTTCTTCTGGGGGCCAGCGTAAGCATGGATGCTTTGAGCGTAGGTTTTACCCTGGGTACCCTGCGGACGCAGCTGCTTTTTACCGTAATCACCTTCGGGCTGGTGGCCGGCCTGATGACCTTTTCCGGGCTGGTGCTGGGCCGCTACCTGGGGCATGTGGTGGGGGAACGGGCGCGGCTTTTGGGCGGGCTGATCCTGGTGGGTATCGGGGTCAAGCTCTTTTTGTGA
- a CDS encoding metal ABC transporter ATP-binding protein produces MNPVVEVRDLFFSYGEEMALERINLTVARGDFLALIGPNGSGKTTLIKLILGLLKPLSGEVRLFGVPVQRFHQWHRVGYVPQKATSFDVRFPATVEEVVLSGRFGLLGPGRRPGREDRRAVEEALELVGMGGAGHRIIGRLSGGQQQRVFIARALVGKPELLVLDEPVVGLDSRALDSFYSLLEHLNRDMGITLITVTHDTGTVARRVGRVACINKRLICHGTPSQVLTAANLARLYGAPVRRVVHSH; encoded by the coding sequence ATGAATCCGGTAGTAGAAGTACGGGATTTATTCTTTAGCTACGGTGAGGAAATGGCTCTGGAGCGGATTAACCTCACCGTGGCCAGAGGGGATTTCCTGGCCCTGATAGGGCCCAACGGTTCGGGCAAGACAACTCTGATCAAATTGATCCTGGGTCTTTTGAAACCCCTTTCCGGAGAGGTAAGGTTGTTTGGCGTTCCGGTACAGCGTTTTCACCAGTGGCACCGGGTTGGCTATGTGCCCCAGAAGGCCACCAGTTTTGATGTCCGTTTTCCAGCCACGGTGGAGGAGGTGGTCCTGTCCGGTCGTTTCGGCCTCCTGGGTCCGGGGCGCCGGCCGGGGAGGGAGGACCGCCGGGCAGTGGAGGAAGCCCTGGAACTGGTAGGAATGGGCGGCGCAGGCCACCGAATCATCGGCCGCCTTTCCGGCGGACAGCAACAGCGGGTGTTTATTGCCCGGGCGCTGGTGGGCAAGCCCGAACTGCTGGTGCTGGACGAGCCGGTGGTGGGTTTGGACAGCCGGGCGCTTGATTCCTTTTATTCCTTGCTGGAGCACCTGAACAGGGATATGGGTATTACCCTGATCACCGTAACCCATGACACCGGCACCGTGGCCCGGCGGGTGGGCAGGGTGGCCTGCATCAACAAGCGCTTGATTTGCCACGGCACCCCGTCCCAGGTGCTGACCGCCGCCAACCTGGCCCGCCTCTACGGGGCGCCGGTCCGGCGGGTGGTACACAGTCACTAG
- a CDS encoding L-threonylcarbamoyladenylate synthase — protein sequence MEQRTAYWRVDPIKPDPRIMARAGLILRQGGLVAFPTETVYGLGANALDGLAVARIFEVKGRPQDNPLIVHVADRETACRLVCRVPAGAGKLMDAFWPGPLTLVLPAAPVVPRQVTAGLDSVGIRMPDHQVALALIAAAGVPVAAPSANLSGRPSPTTAGHVLQDLNGRIEVVLDAGPAGVGLESTVLDLTGDVPVILRPGGITREELEKVIGEVRADPGVDGRPGGEFRPRSPGMKYRHYAPRVPLVLVEGEPERVAARLKELAGIYRSRGLRVGVLATAETAGEYNGSRVVVAGPRQDPAAIASRLFAALRQLDELGVDVILAEGIEPRGLGLAVMNRLRRAAGNRIERV from the coding sequence ATGGAGCAGCGGACAGCGTACTGGCGGGTGGATCCGATCAAACCCGATCCCCGGATCATGGCCCGGGCCGGGTTAATTTTGCGTCAGGGAGGACTCGTGGCCTTTCCCACCGAAACGGTTTACGGCCTGGGAGCCAATGCCCTGGATGGCCTCGCCGTAGCCCGCATCTTTGAAGTCAAAGGGCGCCCCCAGGACAATCCCCTGATTGTCCACGTGGCCGACCGGGAAACGGCGTGCCGGCTGGTATGCAGGGTGCCCGCCGGTGCGGGCAAGCTGATGGACGCCTTCTGGCCGGGGCCCCTCACCCTGGTGCTGCCCGCGGCACCTGTTGTTCCCCGCCAGGTTACGGCGGGGCTGGACAGCGTGGGCATACGCATGCCCGATCACCAAGTGGCCCTGGCTCTGATTGCGGCTGCGGGCGTGCCGGTGGCGGCGCCCAGCGCCAACCTTTCCGGTCGCCCCAGCCCCACTACCGCCGGGCACGTTCTACAAGATCTAAACGGTCGCATTGAAGTCGTCCTGGACGCCGGACCAGCGGGGGTGGGTCTTGAGTCGACAGTGCTGGATCTTACCGGGGATGTACCCGTGATTCTCCGTCCAGGGGGTATAACTCGCGAGGAACTGGAAAAGGTTATTGGTGAAGTGCGGGCAGACCCGGGCGTTGATGGACGGCCCGGCGGAGAGTTCCGCCCCCGTTCGCCGGGGATGAAGTACCGGCATTACGCCCCCCGGGTTCCCCTGGTGCTGGTGGAGGGGGAACCGGAACGGGTGGCGGCTCGCTTGAAGGAACTGGCCGGAATTTACCGGTCCCGGGGTCTGCGGGTGGGGGTCCTGGCTACCGCCGAGACGGCCGGGGAATACAACGGGAGCCGGGTGGTGGTGGCCGGCCCGCGGCAGGACCCTGCCGCCATTGCTTCCCGTCTTTTTGCCGCCCTGCGGCAGCTTGATGAGCTGGGGGTGGATGTCATTCTAGCCGAGGGTATTGAGCCCCGGGGTTTGGGACTGGCCGTAATGAACCGCCTGCGTCGGGCCGCGGGCAACCGCATTGAGCGGGTGTGA
- the glyA gene encoding serine hydroxymethyltransferase, which produces MDMNRPLAAVDPEIARAIELELGRQRDTLELIASENAASRAVMEAQGSVLTNKYAEGYPGRRYYGGCQFVDIAEELAISRAKELFGAEHVNVQPHSGAQANMAVYFALLEPGDTILGMNLAHGGHLTHGSPLNMSGKYFRVAFYGVEKETGLINYEKVFAAAFEHKPKIIVAGASAYPRAIDFYKFKEIADEVGAYLMVDMAHIAGLVAAGEHMNPVPYADVVTTTTHKTLRGPRGGMILCRAKYAPAIDKAVFPGIQGGPLMHVIAAKAVALKEAQQPEFKEYQRQIVRNARALARFLMDRGFELVSGGTDNHLMLVDLRNKGVTGREAEAVLDSVGVTVNKNAIPYDPQPPAVSSGIRIGTPAVTTRGLKEADMEAVAEIIHLALSFRNDPDRLNQVREMVAGLCRRYPLY; this is translated from the coding sequence ATGGACATGAACAGACCTCTAGCTGCAGTGGATCCTGAAATTGCCCGGGCAATTGAGCTGGAGCTGGGCCGCCAGCGCGATACCCTGGAACTGATTGCCTCCGAAAATGCCGCCAGCCGGGCGGTAATGGAGGCCCAGGGTTCGGTGCTGACCAACAAGTACGCCGAAGGTTATCCCGGGCGGCGTTATTACGGCGGCTGCCAGTTCGTGGATATTGCAGAGGAACTGGCCATTAGCAGGGCCAAGGAGCTGTTTGGCGCCGAGCATGTCAATGTGCAGCCCCACTCCGGTGCCCAGGCCAACATGGCGGTTTATTTCGCCCTGCTGGAACCGGGAGACACCATCCTGGGTATGAACCTGGCCCACGGCGGCCACCTCACCCACGGCAGCCCCTTGAATATGTCCGGAAAATATTTTCGGGTGGCCTTTTACGGGGTGGAAAAGGAGACGGGCCTGATCAACTACGAGAAGGTTTTTGCCGCCGCCTTTGAACATAAGCCGAAGATCATCGTGGCCGGGGCCAGCGCCTACCCCCGGGCCATTGACTTTTATAAGTTTAAGGAAATAGCCGATGAAGTGGGGGCCTACCTGATGGTGGACATGGCCCACATTGCCGGGCTGGTGGCCGCCGGTGAGCACATGAACCCGGTGCCCTACGCCGATGTGGTGACCACCACCACCCATAAAACCCTGCGCGGCCCCCGGGGCGGCATGATTTTATGCCGGGCCAAATATGCCCCGGCTATTGACAAGGCGGTCTTCCCGGGTATCCAGGGCGGGCCCCTGATGCACGTCATTGCCGCCAAGGCCGTAGCTCTCAAAGAGGCGCAGCAGCCGGAATTCAAGGAATACCAGCGGCAGATCGTCAGGAACGCCCGCGCTCTGGCCCGGTTCCTGATGGACCGGGGCTTTGAACTGGTCAGCGGTGGCACCGATAACCATCTGATGCTGGTGGATTTGCGCAACAAGGGGGTTACCGGCCGCGAGGCGGAAGCCGTCCTGGATTCCGTCGGCGTGACGGTAAACAAAAATGCCATCCCCTATGACCCGCAGCCCCCGGCCGTGTCCAGCGGAATACGCATCGGCACGCCGGCTGTGACCACCCGGGGCCTGAAGGAAGCGGATATGGAGGCGGTGGCCGAAATCATCCACCTGGCTTTGAGCTTCCGGAATGACCCGGACCGCTTGAACCAGGTTCGTGAAATGGTGGCCGGGCTGTGCCGCCGGTACCCGCTGTATTAG
- a CDS encoding low molecular weight protein arginine phosphatase, giving the protein MAKKVLFVCTGNTCRSSMAEALARDMLARKGLQGEVEVVSAGIAALPGSEASPQAVAVMEEMGLDLKSHRATLLTRRDVEEADLVLTMTQSHKKLIQEQLPDQEEKIFTLAEYAGRGGDVPDPFGGPVDVYRQCAGELRYLISLALDRLAAEKAGPAQASPGAGAAAPSGDQGEAGSEPGAAPPGNGRKA; this is encoded by the coding sequence ATGGCAAAGAAAGTTCTCTTTGTTTGCACCGGCAACACCTGCAGGAGCAGTATGGCAGAGGCTCTGGCCAGGGACATGCTGGCCAGAAAGGGTTTGCAGGGGGAGGTTGAGGTCGTTTCCGCGGGTATAGCCGCCCTGCCCGGCAGTGAGGCATCGCCGCAGGCTGTAGCGGTGATGGAGGAAATGGGCCTGGATTTGAAGTCCCACCGGGCCACCCTGCTTACCCGCCGGGATGTGGAAGAGGCCGACCTGGTGCTGACCATGACTCAAAGCCATAAAAAATTGATCCAGGAACAGTTACCGGATCAGGAAGAAAAAATTTTCACCCTGGCTGAATACGCCGGCAGGGGCGGCGATGTCCCCGATCCCTTCGGTGGGCCGGTGGATGTCTACCGCCAGTGCGCCGGCGAGCTGCGTTATCTCATCTCCCTGGCCCTGGACAGGCTGGCCGCCGAAAAAGCCGGACCGGCACAAGCAAGCCCGGGCGCCGGGGCGGCCGCGCCTTCCGGCGACCAGGGGGAAGCAGGTAGCGAGCCGGGAGCGGCTCCGCCAGGCAATGGTCGAAAGGCATGA
- a CDS encoding deoxycytidylate deaminase: MVKRPSFDEIYMEVVDVIARRSTCLRKKVGAVIVVDRRIISHGYNGVVSGAEHCIDTGRCLKDLAGREDYKPCVHAEQNAICLCAKRGLAVGGGTMYVNADICLTCAKLIVSCALSRVVVRRDYRGTEEGIEFLRRHGVQVDLWE; encoded by the coding sequence CTGGTTAAAAGACCTTCCTTTGATGAAATTTATATGGAAGTGGTCGACGTTATTGCCCGGCGCTCCACCTGCCTGCGCAAAAAGGTGGGGGCCGTCATTGTGGTGGACCGGCGCATTATTTCCCACGGCTACAACGGGGTGGTCAGCGGAGCGGAGCACTGCATTGATACCGGCCGGTGCCTGAAGGATCTGGCCGGCCGGGAAGACTACAAGCCCTGCGTTCACGCCGAGCAGAACGCCATCTGCCTCTGTGCCAAACGCGGCCTGGCCGTGGGCGGCGGCACCATGTACGTGAACGCCGACATCTGCCTGACCTGCGCCAAGCTCATTGTCTCCTGCGCCCTGTCCCGGGTGGTGGTGCGCCGGGATTACCGGGGCACCGAGGAGGGCATAGAGTTCCTTCGCCGCCACGGCGTGCAGGTGGACCTGTGGGAGTGA
- a CDS encoding ABC transporter permease, producing the protein MRAPDVSPLVWQVLRRHLIVFSRNWKTNLSFNFFEPLLYIAALGMGLGAYVQPMEGLPYLNYLAPGLVASSAMFATSYECTYGTFVRMEYQKTFHAMVATPVSMDDIIVAEILFGTFKSILYGSVILAVILALGLVASPWALLVPPVLAVGGFLFAVLSMIWTGLVPNIENFNYFFSLIMTPLFLFSGVFFPLSGLPQIMQKLAWASPLYHVVNLVRGLVLGQVHPGLIWDFIWLAALAIALFPLPLYLVRRLVIK; encoded by the coding sequence ATGAGAGCCCCCGACGTTTCCCCGCTGGTATGGCAGGTGCTGCGCCGCCACCTGATCGTCTTCAGCCGCAACTGGAAAACCAACCTTTCCTTTAATTTTTTCGAGCCCCTCCTGTACATTGCAGCGCTGGGAATGGGCCTGGGTGCCTACGTGCAACCCATGGAAGGGTTGCCCTACCTGAACTACCTGGCTCCCGGACTGGTGGCTTCGTCGGCCATGTTCGCCACCAGTTACGAATGCACCTACGGCACTTTCGTGCGCATGGAATACCAGAAAACCTTCCATGCCATGGTGGCCACCCCGGTGAGCATGGACGACATAATTGTGGCTGAAATACTTTTCGGCACCTTCAAGAGCATCCTGTACGGCTCGGTAATCCTGGCGGTCATCCTGGCCCTGGGCCTGGTGGCCTCGCCCTGGGCGCTGCTGGTGCCCCCGGTGCTGGCCGTGGGGGGGTTCTTGTTTGCCGTTCTTTCCATGATCTGGACGGGGCTCGTGCCCAACATAGAAAATTTCAATTATTTCTTCTCCCTGATCATGACGCCCCTTTTTCTCTTTTCCGGCGTCTTCTTCCCTTTAAGCGGCCTGCCCCAGATCATGCAAAAGCTGGCCTGGGCCAGCCCCCTTTATCACGTGGTCAACCTGGTGCGCGGCCTGGTGCTGGGCCAGGTGCATCCCGGTTTAATCTGGGATTTCATCTGGCTTGCGGCCCTGGCTATCGCGCTGTTCCCCCTGCCCCTTTACCTGGTACGCCGGCTGGTAATCAAATAG
- a CDS encoding HAD family hydrolase, whose protein sequence is MSPTKQIARLLGLPPEQDRLVGDVIMCREFAGPREVCAALAEVASLNRQHEEALSRLWADQEMAAVEIPGAARAVTRARELGFAVGLVSDIWVPYYQAFLRACPDIAPLVDYAALSFRLGRKKPAEELYRAALEALDADPRRSVMIGDTYEKDILPAKNLGLATIWVLSRPEREYPAMARVLWGEWPRPDIIVPDTSRLARALDELEQKRR, encoded by the coding sequence GTGTCTCCAACCAAACAAATTGCCCGGCTGCTGGGACTGCCCCCGGAGCAGGACCGGCTGGTGGGGGATGTAATTATGTGCCGGGAGTTTGCCGGCCCCCGGGAAGTCTGCGCCGCCCTGGCTGAAGTGGCCTCCCTGAACCGGCAGCATGAGGAGGCCCTCTCGCGCCTCTGGGCCGACCAGGAGATGGCCGCGGTGGAAATACCGGGCGCGGCCCGGGCGGTAACGCGGGCCCGGGAGTTGGGCTTTGCTGTGGGCCTGGTTTCGGACATCTGGGTTCCCTACTACCAGGCTTTTTTGCGTGCCTGCCCGGATATCGCCCCCCTGGTGGATTACGCTGCTTTGAGTTTTCGCCTGGGCAGGAAAAAGCCCGCGGAAGAGCTCTACCGGGCCGCCCTGGAGGCCCTGGATGCCGACCCCCGGCGTTCCGTCATGATCGGGGACACCTATGAAAAGGATATTCTGCCGGCTAAAAATTTGGGGCTGGCCACCATCTGGGTCCTTTCCCGCCCCGAGCGGGAGTACCCGGCCATGGCCCGGGTGTTATGGGGTGAGTGGCCCCGGCCGGATATCATTGTGCCGGATACGAGCCGGCTTGCCCGGGCCCTGGACGAACTTGAACAAAAGAGGAGGTAG
- a CDS encoding ABC transporter ATP-binding protein: protein MDVIVAEKLTKEYNGKVAVRGIDFRVRHRECFGFLGPNGAGKTTTVNMIYCLSPVTSGRLTVLGMDVQKKPREIKSRLGVVPQENNLDPDLKVLQNLLVYANYFRIPAATARTRAMELLEFFDLADRANDRVDRLSGGMRRRLTIARALINNPDLVILDEPTTGLDPQARHLVWQRLRRLKERGVTLLLTTHYLEEASQLCDRLVIMDRGEILEEGDPQGLVAKHIGREVVEVGLGRMECAEQFQPAVNCDDTAAMIVGRTNHLLRGHLAVGDSLFLFPRDNGQAVLQALQDMPVRFSHLLLRPATLEDVFLKLTGRGLRA from the coding sequence ATGGATGTCATAGTTGCCGAAAAGCTAACCAAGGAATATAACGGTAAAGTGGCGGTACGCGGCATCGATTTTCGCGTGCGCCACCGGGAATGCTTCGGATTTCTCGGCCCTAACGGGGCGGGAAAAACCACCACCGTGAATATGATCTACTGCCTGTCCCCCGTCACTTCCGGGAGGCTCACCGTCCTGGGCATGGACGTACAAAAAAAGCCCCGGGAAATAAAAAGCCGCCTGGGAGTGGTGCCCCAGGAAAACAACCTGGACCCGGATTTAAAGGTGCTGCAAAACCTGCTGGTCTACGCCAATTATTTCCGCATCCCGGCCGCCACCGCCCGCACCCGGGCCATGGAGCTGCTGGAGTTCTTCGACCTGGCTGACCGGGCCAACGACAGGGTGGACCGCCTTTCCGGGGGCATGAGACGCCGCCTGACCATTGCCCGGGCGCTGATCAACAACCCCGACCTGGTGATCCTGGACGAGCCCACCACGGGGCTCGACCCCCAGGCGCGCCACCTGGTCTGGCAGCGCCTGCGCCGCCTGAAAGAGCGGGGGGTGACCCTGCTGCTGACCACCCATTACCTGGAAGAGGCCAGCCAGCTCTGCGACCGGCTGGTGATCATGGATAGGGGCGAAATTCTGGAGGAGGGCGATCCCCAGGGGCTGGTGGCCAAACACATCGGCCGGGAAGTGGTGGAGGTGGGCCTGGGCCGGATGGAGTGCGCCGAACAGTTCCAGCCGGCGGTCAACTGCGATGATACGGCGGCAATGATTGTGGGGCGAACAAATCACCTGCTCCGGGGACACCTGGCGGTAGGGGACAGCCTCTTCCTTTTCCCCCGGGATAACGGCCAGGCCGTCCTCCAGGCCCTGCAGGACATGCCCGTGCGTTTCTCCCACCTGCTGCTGCGCCCCGCCACCCTGGAGGACGTGTTCTTAAAGCTCACCGGAAGGGGGTTGCGGGCATGA